In Deltaproteobacteria bacterium, one DNA window encodes the following:
- a CDS encoding PhnA domain protein — protein MIKELLENRSGNQCELCGSANDLVVHDLRPNLPASLASTVLVCGTCADAIATPESNPNHWHCLRESIWSEHDAVKALAYRILKSLGANPLADDLLGQIYLDPEVEAWASVAASQVQGDDAGLKVVDSNGTVLTEGDTVTLIKDLEVKGANFTAKRGTVVKNITLTDDAKYVEGKVNGIRIVLVAAYLKKA, from the coding sequence ATGATCAAAGAATTACTGGAAAATCGCTCCGGCAATCAATGCGAACTCTGTGGCTCGGCCAATGACCTCGTCGTCCATGATCTCAGGCCCAATCTGCCGGCGTCACTCGCATCGACAGTCCTAGTGTGCGGTACCTGCGCCGACGCCATAGCTACACCAGAGTCAAATCCTAACCACTGGCATTGTCTCCGTGAGAGTATTTGGAGCGAGCACGATGCGGTCAAGGCACTAGCTTACCGCATCTTGAAATCCCTAGGCGCTAATCCGCTGGCCGATGATCTCCTGGGCCAGATTTATCTCGATCCCGAGGTTGAGGCATGGGCCAGCGTCGCCGCATCCCAGGTCCAAGGTGACGATGCGGGCTTAAAGGTGGTCGACAGTAATGGCACCGTACTCACAGAGGGTGACACTGTTACACTCATCAAGGACCTTGAAGTCAAGGGTGCCAACTTCACGGCTAAACGCGGGACCGTGGTTAAAAATATCACGCTGACTGATGACGCCAAGTACGTCGAGGGCAAGGTAAACGGCATCCGCATTGTGCTAGTTGCCGCTTATCTTAAGAAGGCGTGA